The Apium graveolens cultivar Ventura chromosome 11, ASM990537v1, whole genome shotgun sequence genome has a window encoding:
- the LOC141695797 gene encoding uncharacterized protein LOC141695797 translates to MWSNNTTPRSTTGETPFMLTYGYEVMVPVEVGLGSLRRDRYIEEDAEVNQRLHLDLLEEVRENSQLRLATYQQCATRYYNKKVKGQLLKVGDLVLRKVMPNTKNPQHGVFGANWEGPYKIKAILWKGTYHLEDLEGKLVPRAWNAEHLRKYYQ, encoded by the coding sequence ATGTGGTCCAACAACACTACTCCAAGATCTACTACGGGGGAAACTCCGTTTATGCTGACTTATGGATATGAAGTTATGGTCCCTGTGGAAGTTGGCTTAGGGTCACTTCGTAGAGATCGTTACATAGAGGAAGATGCAGAAGTTAACCAGAGGCTTCATTTGGATCTCTTGGAAGAGGTAAGGGAAAACTCCCAGTTAAGGTTGGCGACGTATCAACAATGTGCCACAAGATATTACAATAAAAAAGTAAAGGGACAGCTGCTGAAAGTGGGAGATTTGGTACTCAGAAAGGTGATGCCAAACACAAAGAATCCCCAACATGGAGTATTTGGAGCTAactgggaaggaccatacaagattaAAGCAATTTTGTGGAAGGGTACTTATCACCTTGAAGATTTAGAAGGAAAGCTGGTTCCACGAGCATGGAACGCGGAGCATCTtcgaaagtattatcagtaa